In Molothrus aeneus isolate 106 chromosome 4, BPBGC_Maene_1.0, whole genome shotgun sequence, the following are encoded in one genomic region:
- the LBX2 gene encoding transcription factor LBX2, giving the protein MTSAGEAAGSPPLPAAVGGHRRSPLDRLPPPANTTKPLTPFGIEDILGRPRGGSPPGTGTGTGPAAPPAPTGPRGGGGGGGCAPASPLWALEELASKTFQGLELGMLQAAGGPSPPGASGPRPPCRKRRKSRTAFTAQQLRELEQRFRRQRYLSPVDRDALAARLALSAAQVITWFQNRRAKLKRDLEELRADVASLQALPPAALQQLAGLPEPPGAPGTGTGTTEPAELSEEEIDVAD; this is encoded by the exons ATGACCTCGGCGGGGGAGGCGGCCGGTTCCCCCCCGCTGCCCGCCGCGGTCGGCGGCCACCGGCGGAGCCCCCTGGACCGGCTCCCGCCCCCCGCCAACACCACAAAACCGCTGACCCCCTTCGGCATCGAGGACATCCTCGGACGTCCCCGCGGCGGGAGCCCccccgggaccgggaccgggaccggtcccgccgcccccccagccccgacagggccccgcggcggcggcggcggcggcggttgCGCCCCGGCCTCGCCGCTCTGGGCGCTGGAGGAACTCGCCAGTAAAACcttccaggggctggagctgggaatgctgcaggcGGCCGGAG GTCCGTCCCCGCCGGGCGCCTCGGGCCCGCGCCCTCCCTGCAGGAAGCGTCGCAAGTCCCGGACCGCGTTCACGGCGCAGCAGCTgcgggagctggagcagcgaTTCCGGCGGCAGCGCTACCTCTCCCCGGTGGACCGGGACGCGCTGGCGGCGCGGCTGGCGCTCTCCGCCGCCCAGGTCATCACCTGGTTCCAGAACCGCCGCGCCAAGCTCAAGCGGGACCTGGAGGAGCTGCGGGCGGACGTGGCCTCGCTGCAAGCGCTGCCCCCCgcggctctgcagcagctggcggGGCTGCCCGAGCCCCCGGGGGctcccgggaccggcaccgggaccACAGAGCCCGCCGAGCTCTCGGAGGAGGAGATCGACGTGGCGGACTGA